The following is a genomic window from Chania multitudinisentens RB-25.
GCAGATGTTACTGATCTGGCATGGCAGCGCACGTATCAATGAAGATGACGCCGCCGACGTTTTGCAACTGATGCCGGCCTTGGAACGCACCGGTTCACCCCGTTCGGTCAACCACTACCGCAAAGTGCTGCGCCAGCGCCTGGATAAAGAGAAAGGGGCGCTGTTCGCGTTCCGTGAAAAAGATCTGCTCCCTGAAAACGCGATTGGCCCCTGGCTGGATACCGAGCTCCCCACCAGTGAGAGCCCGATGCGCGGTAATATACAAGGCCGGGAGCAACGCCTGCGCGAGGAACACCGTGAGCGCATGGAACAACGGGGGCAAGATATCAGCACGCTCATTCCGGCCTTTGAACCCACAGATCTGCCAGCGCTGGAAGACTTGGCCGAATTCGTCGAAAAGATGGAGCTACAGGCTGAAAAAATGCGCGAAGAAGCAATGGCCAAAGCGCGGGAACGTGGCATCGATCCTGATAAACCGGCCAATCTGGCCAATACGCCTACAGGCCCGGAAAGCATGCACCGCATGCTGGATATGTTGCACAACCATCAGCACGGCATGTCTGATAAAAAACTGACACAAACCAAAGACTCACTCCATCAAATGTACTTGATGTCGGTGCAGGCGCAAAAACCGGCACCTAAGCTGAAAGGCGATATTGCCCAGATTATCCGCAACCGCGCTCAGGCCACCATGCAACGTGGCGGAGACTTCAGCGGCCTGGATTTTACCGGTGCCGATCTCTCCGGCCTGGATCTGCGCGGCGCGAACTTTTCTAAAGCGCTGCTGGAAAGCGCCAACCTCAGCCACTGCCAGTTGGATGGGGCCAACTTCAGCCACGCGATGCTGGCACGTGCAGATATCATTCAGGCCTCTTTGCGCGATGCGATCCTGGACCATGCCAGCCTGGCGCTGGCACAGTGCCGTGATAGCAACTTCACCGGCGCCAGCTTAAAGAGCGTATTGCTGCAAGAGGCTTTGCTGGAAAACTGCATCTTTGATCATGCCAAACTGGCGGAGCTGATGCTGTATCACACCTATACTGCCCGTTGCCGTTTCCACCACGCTGTTATCGAAAACACGCTGTTATTGGAAATGGCGGCCCCCGAGCTGGACTTCACACAGGCTCATCTTACCAAAGCCGCGTTTATCCAATGCACCCTGGAACGGGCCGTTTTTGACCAGGCCAAGCTGGACACCTGTTCTTGGGTTGAAACCCAGGCAGAGGGCATTCGTTTTCAGCAAGCCAACCTGCTCGCCTGCTCTTTCGCTGCCCAAACCGTACTGACTGGCGCAGATTTCCGAGATGCAACGCTAACGCAGTGCAACCTGCGCCTCATGCCATTAAGCGGTGCCTGTTTTCACCTGGCAAAACTGGACAACAGCGATCTGAGTGAAGCCAACTGCCAGGGCGCTGATATGCGCCGAATGAATGCCGCTGGCAGCCTGTTTATACGCACGGATCTACGGGGTGCCAAACTGAACGATAGCAATTTAACCAGCGCAATCATGCAAAAAAGCCATTTCAGCGGTGCTGATTTGCGCGGGGCCAACCTGTTTCGCACCGATATGGCGCAATCAACCATTGATGCCACCAGCAAGATTGATGGCGCGTACACCCAGCGCACCAAAACGTTACCAAAGCGGGATAAGGAACTGATATGAAAACGCTGACGCCCGCAGAATTACAGAAAAAAATCAAACAGGGTGAAGCAGTACAAAACATCTCTCTTGCCGGTCAATCGTTGGCAGGGTTGGATCTGTCTGGCGGGATCATCAGCGAAGCTGATTTCAGCGGTGCTGATTTCACTGATACCAACCTGCATGAAACCGTATTCAATGAATGCCAAATGACCGCAGCCCGCTTTGGGCAGGCCACCCTGAAACAGACCATTTTCAATCAGTGTGAAATGGCCGAGAGCCAATTCAATCAGACCGCCGTCGTTGAATGCATGTTTAACCAATGTCTGCTGGATAACGCCAACTTCAATCACTGTCGGCACGACAAAACGCAGTTTATGCAGGGATCGTTACAGGCGGCGAACTTCAGCCATGCGCATTTGGATCGGGTCACTTTTTACCAATCGTCACTGGCGCAGGCAAAGCTGGATAACATTAACAGCCTTCTGACCACCTTTTTCCGCCTCGATCTGCGCGAAACCGATTTCAGTGCCAGCCAGTTTGATCGGGCAGCCTTCTTCGAATGCGATCAACGCGGCAAAAATTATCAGCATCAGCATTTCCAAGGCTGTCAATTCACCGATAACCAGTTGGATGAGGTGAATTTCTCCCATTGCCAACTGATCCAGTGCAATTTTAAAGGGGCTTCGCTGCAACGCGCGCTGCTGCAAGGCGTTAACGCCAGTCAGGCCCTGTTTATCAGTGCCGATCTGGCAGATGCCCGCTGCCAGCACAGCCTGTTTGATCAGGCTATTTTTGTCGCGGCCTGCCTGGATCGGGCTGATTTCTCGCACTGCCGATTATATCAAACGGTGCTGCAACAGGCGCGCGCAGCGAATACCTCGTTTAATAGCAGCGATCTGACGTATGCCGACTTCTCCTATGCTGACGTCCAGGGCACTGATTTCCGCCAGGCGCATTTTATGCGCACTCGTTTTCATCGTGCGCACCAGGCGGGTTCTCATTTTTCGGATCGTCATGGAATTCTGGAGAACGACCCGGAATTGCTGGCAGCAGAAACCTGGGGCGCTCAGCGCCAAAGCCGAGTTTAATTAAGGAACACCATGACCAGTGCAATACCTTCTTACACACTCCCCATCGCTCCGCCCCAGCAGGCCGCCGGGCAGGTGGTTAATCTGCTCAACGACGGTACGCTGATGGTTGAGAGCGAAGGCCGTGGTTGGCACTGCCGCCGTGCAGCCAGTTGCCTGATGACGCCAGAGTTTGGCGATCGTGTTCTGATTGCCAGCACTGGCGGGCAGCTCTGGCTGTTGGCCGTCTTGGAACGGGCAGAAAGCCAACAACCCGCCGTGCTCAGCGTTGAAGGGGATTTACAGATTGCCCCGCAGGGTAACCTCAGCTTGGCGAGCCAGGCGCTGAATATCACGGCCAAAACCAGTGATTGCCATATCAATGCCATGAATTACAGCGGTGAGTCGATCAGCGCCTGGGTCAGTCTCTCCCGCATCGTGGGCCAACAGTGTGAGTCCGTTTGGCAGACCGTTACCCAAATCAGTCACCGGCTGTTACGCAAAACCACGCAAATGGAGCAGATTCGTGCCGGTCAGTTAGATATGCAGGCCGAGGACTATCTGCGCATACATGCGCAGAACACGGTGATCACCTCCAAAGCCATTACCAAAATCGATTCAGAACAGATCCATATGGGGTAACACGATGTTTGCCAATTGCCAATTGATGGGGGTTGATATGGCGTTTCCTGATGTCTGCCTAACGCCAACCCCAGCACCCACGCCAATTCCTTACCCAGATATCGCCATGGGGCCAACCGCGATACCGAATGCCTACAACATTCTGTTTATGGGCATGCCTGCCCATAACATGGCTACGGTAACCCCTCTAACCAATGGTGATAACGTGGGCATCGCGACAGGCGTCGCATCGGGAACGGTTATGGGGCCATCACGCCATCTCACCGCTGCATTCACCGTATTGGTGAAAGGAACGCCGGCAACACGTTTGACCAGCGTCAGCCTACAGAATTCAACCAACATGGTTGGCATGCGTACCGTTCCCAGCCAACTGAAAGTTTTGTTGCTTGCGCCCTAATCAGCCCATTATTTCAACCCGATAAAATACTTAGAGGTTATTGTGAAAATACGGATTTTGCTGTTACTGCTTGTTGCTCTGTTTCTCTCAGCCTGTGCTCCACGCTCAAAACCCGCCATCACTGATGACACCCTGGTTACCCACCAGGTGAATGGTGTAACGTTGACCCATCGCGCCATTATTTCTCCCCCTGAGCAGTTCGAGCCCATTGATGTGCAATACCGCAGCCTCTATAGCGCCAGCATCATGAGCAAACCCGGCTACAACGGCAAGGTGCTCGGCACACTGGAGAATGCCACTCCCTTCTTCGCGTTAGGCGAAGTTGAAAATAAATGGCTGGCCATTTCAATGGAACAAGGCGGAGAACTTATTGGCTATATCCAGGGCAATGCCGGCGTTGTAGACAGCGAATATCAGGCAACGCTGCGTAAAGATCGCCCCCGCGCCCGCCGAGCCAGCAGTGCCAAAAACGCCGACAATTGCGTTACCGTAGGCAAGAGTAGCAAAGCCTGTAAAGACACCAAGTCAGATACCTGGATCCTTGAATAACCTGCTTGTTGATGACGAGAAACATCATGCTCAAATCACAATCCACTCAGCGCTATTGGCCGCTGTTGTTCCTGATTTGCACCCTGTTCATGCTCAACGGTTGTATGTCCTCTGCGAAGAATGTGCCATCCCGTTACAGCCTGGTCTTTGATGCAGTTCCGCAGATCAACAGTAACGCCCCCATCAAAATCCGCGTCTTGCTGTTACGTTCTGACGCCGAATTTATGGAAACAGATTTCTTTACCCTGCAAGGCGATGTGAAAAGCGTACTTGGCAACAGCCTGCTTGATAGCGATCAGTTTTTCCTGATGCCTGGGCAAAAAGGCAAAACGCTGGCGGGGCAAAGTACGCTGGATACCCGTTACATCGGCATTATTGCCGAATACCGCGAGTTGGACGGTAAAACATGGCGTATCTCGTTACCTCTGCCGGAACCCAAACAGACAAACTTCTACAAGATATGGCAATTATCTCCCGGCGAATTAGCTGCGCATATTGTGGTGGGAGTGAATGGCCTACAGGCCGATGGTCAAAAGCCGTAATCCGTTTTGCTGCAACATAATAACAATGAGTAGGGACGATGATGAAAAGTGCTCATAAGGTGGTTTGGACAGAAGGAATGTTTTTGCGTCCCCACCATTTCCAGCAAGCCGAAAATTATCTTGAAAGCTACGTAAACCTCTGGGGGCAGGCTCACTGCGGTTATTTCTGGGGATTTTTGACGCTGGAGCTGGATCAGACGCTGCTGCGCCAGGGCAAAATAGCGCTCAACGCCGCCAGTGGCATTATGCCGGATGGCACTCCTTTTACGCTCGCCAACCCTTTGCCCGCATTAGCGATCGAAGACAACCAGGTGGGTGAGAGAGTGGTGCTGGCACTGCCCACCTATCGTGCTGGCCGTGAAGATGTCATTTTTCAGGAAACACCTGGGGCACTGGCGCGTTATCTGGCCTACGAAACCGAGGTGGACGACTTGAATACCATTGCCGTGGGCAGCGCCGCACTACAGTTCGGCCAGCTACGGCTGCGCCTGATGCGCGAAAGCGAGCTCAACCCAGAATGGACCGCGCTGACCGTTTGCCTGGTTCAAGAGCGGCATAGCGATAACAGCTTGCGCCTGGAACCCACGCTCATCCCCCCCATGCTTAACTGCCATGGTAGCCCGGTATTGAAAACCTTTATCAATGACCTGCAAGGCCTGCTGACCCAGCGTAGCCAACAGATGGGCCAACGTTTGCTGCAAGCAGGGCGGGGGGGAAGCTCAGAGATCGTCGATTTCATGCTGTTGCAGGCAATTAACCGCTATCTGGGGCAGGTTAGCCACGTCAGGCAACTCAGCCATCTTCATCCAGAACGGTTATTTGCCGAGTGGCTACAGTTTGCCACCGAACTCACCAGCTTCTCGTCAACGCGCACACCGGAAACCCATCTGCCAGTGTATGACCACGATAATCTGGCACTCTGTTTCACCCCGTTGATGCTGATGCTGCGCCAGGGGCTGTCGATCGTGCTGGAAGATAACGCCATTCAGTTACTGCTGACGGAACGTTCACATGGGCTAAATGTTGCCACCGTTCAAGATAGCAAAATGATACGCGATTTTGGTTTCGTGCTGGCGGTACGGGCCAACGTGACTACGGATGCCCTGCAAACGCACTTCCCGGCCCAAATGAAAATCGCCTCGGTCACGCGTATCCGCGATCTGGTGCAGTTCCAACTGCCCGGTATTGGCCTGCGTACCATGCCAACTGCGCCGCGTCAGCTCCCTTACCATGCGGGATATACCTATTTCGAGCTGGAAAAAGACGGCGACCTGTGGAAAGAGATGGAGAAGTCCAGCGCATTCGCACTGCATCTGGCCGGTGAGTTTCCAGGGCTGGAAATGGAATTCTGGGCCATTCGCAACCAGACGGATCGGTAATTTATGACTCAAGCTACCCAGTGGGACAACCCACTGCTCATCGCCGCTAACCCGCTGCTTAATGCCATTTCACAGATCCGCCAGTCGGCAACCCATGCCGATCCTGCACAGCTGCGCCAACAGTTGATCGATGAAATTCGCCGCTTTGAGGTACGAGCGCAGAGGGAGAACCTGACCTATGAGATCATCATCGGGGCACGCTATTGCCTGTGTACCGCACTGGATGAAGCCGCCGCATTAACTCCTTGGGGCAGTAACAGCGTTTGGTCAGGCAGTGGTCTATTGGTGACCTTCCATAATGAAACCTGGGGCGGCGAGAAGTTTTTCCAACTGTTGGCAAAGCTTTCACAAAACCCACGTGAACATATTCAGATCCTGGAACTGCTCAACTACTGCCTGTTATTGGGTTTTGAAGGCCGTTACCGGGTGATCGAAAATGGCCGTTCTCAGTTAGAGACCATCAAGCAGCGCCTATTACAACTGATACGCTCGGTGCGCGGTGGGTATACCTCTGCGCTATCGCAAAACGCCAGGGATCTCCCCGTCCTGCAAAAACACTGGCGCCCGTTGGTGCCTCTCTGGGCCTGCGCGGCGCTGACCGGGTTTCTTGCTTCATTGCTGTTCATTGTTCTCAACTGGCGGCTTGATGATGCTACATCGCCGGTATTAGCCGCTATTTATCAGGCTAATCTGCCGCAAATCGCCATCAGTAATCCGGCGCCCATGCCGCCTCCGCTGCTGGATCTGAAAGGTTTTCTGCGCAAAGAGATTAGCGAAGGTCTAGTCACCGTGCGTGATGAAGCGCAGCAAAGCGTGGTGATCCTGAAAGGTGATGGGCTGTTTGACTCTGCGGCTACCACCGTCCGCCCAGCGTATATTCCGGTCATCGATCGCATCGCCAAGGCAATGAATGGGGTCAGCGGCAAAATCCTGGTGACCGGATACAGTGACAACGTTCCGATCCGTAGCGCTCGTTTCGCCTCCAACTGGGAGCTTTCGTTGGCGCGAGCCGAGTCCGTCACCCAACAGCTACAAAAACATCTGGATGATCCACTACGAGTCAAAACGGAAGGCCGCGGCGACAGTAATCCGATCGTAGCCAACAACAGCAAAGAGAACCGGGCCTTAAACCGCCGGGTCGAAATCACCCTGTTGGTTGCGCCAGGAAACACCCAGGCAGAACTCAACCGATTGCAGCAAGGAAGCGGACAGTAATGCTCAGTACGTTATTTTCCATTATCACCAGTCGCCTGCTCTGGGGAATGATTGGTATTACCGCGTTAGCCTTTGTTATCTGGGTGATCGGCCCGTTGGTCGCCATTGGCGACTATCGCCCTTTGGAACCGGAGCTTAACCGGCAGATCGCCATCGGTATTATTTATCTGTTCTGGGTGCTGTTTCGCATCATTCCACGTATTTACAGCATCTGGTTCAACAGCCGGTTATTGAGCAATTTACGGGCAGGCAATGAGGTTCCCAGCGGGGAAACCAAGGCCCTGCCCCCGCCAGATCATCATCTGTCACAGCGGTTTAATGAGGCGGTGCAACTGCTAAGAAAAGCCCGCTTCACACCGGGGCAAGGTGACAAACACTCTTGGCTGAACCGCTTTAATCGCCAGTATCTCTATCAATTGCCGTGGTATGTCATTATCGGCGCTCCCGGTGCTGGTAAAACCACTGCGCTGATCAATTCAGGGCTGCATTTTCCACTGGCGGATAGCTTTGGCAAATCGGCCCTGCGCGGCGTAGGCGGCACCCGCAACTGCGACTGGTGGTTTACCAATGACGCTGTCTTGCTAGACACCGCAGGGCGTTACACCACGCAGGAAAGCCAGCGTGAAGAAGATGCAGGCGAGTGGAAAAGCTTCGTTGAGCTGTTAAAAAAATACCGCACGCGCCAGCCAATCAACGGGGTGATCATTACCATCAGCGTGGCGGATTTGTTGAGCGAAAGCAGTGAGTCACTGGCCGTTCAGGCTGGAGCATTGCGCAAAAGGCTGATCGAACTGCACCAGCAATTGGGTATCAGTTTTCCAGTTTACGTGATGGTCACCAAAGCCGATTTACTGAATGGGTTCATGGCCTATTTCAGCAAGTTCGATAAAGCGCAGCGCGATCAAATCTGGGGATTCACCTTCCCTTATGAACAGTCTCGCCTGCCCAATTTTGACCTCAATCAGGCTTTCGCCTCACAATATACCCTGTTACAACAGCGGCTGGATGCTGCCCTGCCGGATACGTTATTGCTTGAACAGGATGCACGGCAGCGTGCCGAATGCTACCTGTTCCCGCAAGAGTTTGCGGCTTTACGCCCCTTGCTCAACCAATATCTGGATATCATCTTTACCCGCTCCAGCTTTGAAACCCTCTTCACACCACGTGGTATCTATTTCACCAGTGGTACTCAGGAAGGGCTGCCTTTTGACCGCGTGATGGGCGAGTTGAACCGCTATTTACACCTGTCCCCTGACCGCTCCGCAGAAACAACGCATAGCCACTGGAACAGCCTCAGTCATGAAGCTCCGATCCCTGCGGCCAAAGGCCAGAGCTTTTTCCTGAAAGGTATGCTGGAAACGGTTGTTTTTCAGGAGGCTGGTCTGGCGGGTAGCAACCGCTGGTGGGAATATCGCAACCGGGCTCTGCACTGGGCTGGCTACCTTTCTTTGGCCGCCATTCTGGTCATCTTGGGGATGACCTGGTTCACCAGCCATAGCAACAACAAAGTGTATCTGACAGAAATCACGGCCAAAGTGCCGCAGTTGGAACGCCAGGGGCAGGCGCTGACCCAACAGGGTTCCGGGGATATGCTAACTCTGCTGCCCTTCCTTAACAGTGTGTTGAACCTACCTGAAAGCCAGCATTTTTCATTGCAAGATCCCCCCTTTTCTTACCGTATGGGGTTGTATCGGGGCAATCAGGTTAGCAATGCCAGCCACGCTTTATACCAAAAGGCGTTGAAAGAGCTTCTGCTGCCACAGGTCGCGCAGCAAATTACCGACACACTGCGCCATGATAATCGTAGCGATGCCGATTTCAGCTACGAGGCGTTAAAAGCCTATCAAATGCTGTATTTACCCAAGCACTATAACGGCGAGTTTCTGCGGGCCTGGGTCATGCTTAACCTGCAACGCAATCTGCGCCAGGGTATCACGCAACAGCAATTGCAGCAGTTGGAGTGGCATTTAGCCCAATTGCTTGATGCGCAAATTCAGTCATCACCTTATGCCAAAGATGCCGCGTTGGTGGCCCAGGCTCAAGCCGCGTTGGGGCGTTCCTCACTGCCCCAGCGGGTATACAGCCGCCTGAAGCGTTTACTGCTCAAGCAAACCGAGATCAAACCGGTCAGCCTGGTGGATTTGGCCGGGCCTCAAACCGAGCTGGCTTTCTCACGCCAAAGCGGCAAGCCGGTGACCGAGGGCATACCTGGGCTCTTTACGCCGCAGGGCTATTGGAAAGCGTTTGATAACACGATTGGTCAGGTAACGGACACTCTGCGCCAGGAAGATATCTGGGTGCTCACCACCGACATGACATCGGAACAAAAAAGTGCCGATCTGACCAAAACAGTACGCCAACTGTATATGCAGGATTTTATCGCCGTTTGGGATGAGTTTTTGCAGGATATACAACTGGCCAATATCAGTGAGTTGAGCCAGCGTATCAACAGCGCACGTTTGCTGTCGGGGAACCCTTCCCCAATGCGCAACCTGCTGGTTAATATAAGAAAATACCTCACTCTGCGTGATGAGAAAAGTGATGCCGACCAGCGCTCGTTGCTCGGTAAAGCCGGGGACAAGATCAATAACGGCGCTAACCACACGCTGGAAGCCTTGTTCACCACCCGCCCTGCGAACGCCGACGGGGATCTCTCCGCACAGCCGGAGCAGGTGGTGATGGCGCACTTCGCGCCGTTGCTGGAACTGGCCCAGAGCCAGGGAGAAGGCAGCCAGGCCATTCCGTTTGATGCCGTCCTCAAACAGGTTGATGATCTTTATAATTATCTGACCGCCGTTCAGGGCGCAGCCAACAGCGGTATGGCCGTTCCTCCCAGCGATATTATTCCGCGTTTACAGGCAGAATCAGGGCGGTTACCCATCCCATTCAAACCCATGTTGCTGTCGCTGGCGATTGGTGCCAGCAGTGACGCCCAGCGCAAAGAGATGGATAACGTCAAAAAACGCATCAGCGTTGAGGTCAGCAGCTTCTGCCGCCAGGCCATTGCGGGGCGCTACCCGCTTAACCCCCGCTCGCAGCAGGATGTAACGCCGGACGATCTGGCCCGGATGTTTGCGCCCAACACCGGCCTGATGGACAGTTTTTTCCGTGACAACCTACAGGGCAAAGTGGACACCACGCGCCCTAACTGGCGTTTTACACCAGGTGTCGATGGCAAAACCCTGCCCGGTGGGGAAGGCATTCTGCCCTCGTTCCAACAGGCACAGCGTATTCGAGACGCCTTCTTTGCCAACGGTACCGCGATCCCCTCTTACCGGGTCACCGTTCGCCCGGTACGGATGGATAACGATATTCTGAACCTGACGCTGGATATCGACGGCCAGTTATTCAAATACAGCCATGGCCCGCAGGTTCCCTTAGTGGTGAGCTGGCCGGGCATCCGCAATACCAACCAGGTGCATTTGCAATTGTCATTGGCTAACGGAACCACGGCAAGCCTGGTGAGCAGCGGGCCGTGGGCGCTAAACCGCCTGGTAGATCGGGCCCAATCATCGGCTACCGACAGCAATAATCTGAGCAAGCAGGCAACATTTCATCTGGATGGGCATAGTGTCACGTTGGAGTTTACCCCCAACAGTATCCGCAATCCTTTCCAACTCCCTGCGTTTTCCTGCCCATAGCCAAGAGGGAATGACATGGATCACAACGTGACAAGGCAGATTGGCTGGTACGGAAAAATTCCGGCTGAGGGTGATTTTCTACAGCGCCGTTTACCCAATGGCGTGATTAACCGCTGGGCGCATTGGTTCCACAACGGCTTGCTGAACCTGCAACAGGAATTGCCAGACAACACCCAGCATCCGTTCGGCTATGCGCCGATTTGGAACTTCGTCATACCGGCCCCCTTGGGCAACCAATATGTCCAAATGGGGTGCCTGCTGCCAGCCCGCGATCGCGTTGGCCGTTATTACCCCGTTTGCGCCATGCGCCTTTGCCATCTGAATGACTGGCACAAACCGCAGTTAAATCTCGCCGCTCATTGGTATGGCCAACTTGGCCATACGCTCTTGAATGGAGTGCGTAACGGTTTCTCCGCCGAGCAGCTAGACCACGCACTCCTCACCCTGCCGGAACTCCCGATCCCGGTGGCCGAGGCAGGAGCAGAGATTTTATCCATTATCGGTTTTCCGCCGCCGCCAGAGGACAAACTGGCGTGGCAACAGGCTGCGGACTGCTTCGAGCCTGCGCAATACTCCAGTTTCTGGTGGACCAATCAGGCCGATGGTCACCCGCTCTATACCCACGTGCACAGTGGCAATCTTACCGTGCAGCTATTTTCGCTACTGTTTAACCCTAACGGTTGGTCAAGGCTTGGCCGTGGTGGGCAGTATCCACCGCTGTTTGATTAAAAAACGTCTTTTATTTAAAGGTAAACGGTATGAATATCGATACCCTTTTGGCTCCCATCAGCCACGATGCTCCCTGCGGCGATAATCTGGAATATGACGCCGACTTTCTGGCGATGGAGAAAGCCTCTGAAGGGAAAGCTGAACAACAGTTCGGCAGCACTATTATTCCGGCGGAAGCCCCAGACTGGATGCAAGTAGAACGTTTGGCTACGGCTTTGCTGGCGCGCACCAAAGATCTGCGGGTGATGCTAAAGCTCACCCATGCCTGGACCCAAACCCGTGGCCTGCCCGGCTATGCCGCGGGTTTGACGCTGATCCAGCAAGCATTGGCACGTTATTGGGATGCGTTGCTGCCCCCGCTGGATTTTGATGGCGAAATTGATCCGCTGTTTCGTATCAATGCGCTCGCCGGATTGGGTGACAAAACCCAACTGACCGCCTGCCTGCGGGCTGCGGCTTTGCTGAAAAGCGCCTCTGGCGAGATCTCGGTGCGTGATGCCTGCGCCCTGCTGGATGGCAGTAAACAGGAATACCCCGGCTTCCCCGGTGGATATAGCCGTTTACAGGAAGAACTCGCCCAAGAATCGCAACCGGTTTCCCAACTGCTCATCACGTTGCAGCAAACCTTGAACGCTCTGCGCACGGAAGTCTCCCGTCATCTGGGGGAAAGCGCACTGCCAGAAATGGATGGCCTGTTGCACCTTGTCCGCACCCTCGCACAGGCCTGCCAGCCTGCTGTGGCAATCCCTCTTCCAGTGGTGGAACAGGAACCCATAGTGACAATCACAGCAACGCCTCCTCCTGCCAGCACCACGGCGTTCAATTGGCACCATGCGCAGATCCAGTCTCGCGAAGACGCTCGGCTCATGCTGGATAAAGTGAAGCACTACTTCAGCCTGCACGAACCCAGTCACCCAGCTCCCTTGATGATTGATCGGGTACAACGGTTGATCACGCTGGATTTTATGCAAATCATCCGCGATCTCGCCCCGGATGGCCTTAATCAGTTGGAAAATGTTCTCGGTATGCCAAGCAATGAGGAGAACAGTTAACAGAGCACATTCCCTGTGTGCACATTTCTCCCCGGCAACCGCCGCACAGACCAGTATTTGAACCCGTTCCATCTCCTGAGATGGAAACGTTCTTGATAATCATTAACGGAGTTCCCATGTCAAACTCGAAATCCCGTAGTGGACAGAAATTTATTGCCCGTAATCGCGCACCACGCGTACAGATTGAATACGATGTTGAAATCTACGGTGCCGAGCGAAAAATCCAGTTACCTTTTGTGATGGGCGTGATGGCCGATCTTACCGGTAAACCGCTTGATCCACTGCCCGGTATTGATGAACGTAAATTCCTGGAA
Proteins encoded in this region:
- a CDS encoding DUF2169 family type VI secretion system accessory protein, giving the protein MKVIKPLRLSILNRPYRWQEKNYLGVSVLALADMGSAPRLRPEPELWQLAEAELRTSGGIIDLAIPKACAEFLATGYAYTHHQAEKTACAVKIQLEQREKTLVAFGERHWVNNAPSSPLPFQQMRLDWSRAFGGLEHPENPHGIGANPESFENTKIHRLPNIEPLQGRLTSPRQQPEPASFGPLDLTWPRRFSRIGKKYDAHWLQHEFPGFARDIDWRLFNAAPQDQWWENLDALPAEAPWRIWNMHPEKTIQEGRLPPWHSRCFINRLRGDEEVFEEIALRHTTVWFFPHLEQMLLIWHGSARINEDDAADVLQLMPALERTGSPRSVNHYRKVLRQRLDKEKGALFAFREKDLLPENAIGPWLDTELPTSESPMRGNIQGREQRLREEHRERMEQRGQDISTLIPAFEPTDLPALEDLAEFVEKMELQAEKMREEAMAKARERGIDPDKPANLANTPTGPESMHRMLDMLHNHQHGMSDKKLTQTKDSLHQMYLMSVQAQKPAPKLKGDIAQIIRNRAQATMQRGGDFSGLDFTGADLSGLDLRGANFSKALLESANLSHCQLDGANFSHAMLARADIIQASLRDAILDHASLALAQCRDSNFTGASLKSVLLQEALLENCIFDHAKLAELMLYHTYTARCRFHHAVIENTLLLEMAAPELDFTQAHLTKAAFIQCTLERAVFDQAKLDTCSWVETQAEGIRFQQANLLACSFAAQTVLTGADFRDATLTQCNLRLMPLSGACFHLAKLDNSDLSEANCQGADMRRMNAAGSLFIRTDLRGAKLNDSNLTSAIMQKSHFSGADLRGANLFRTDMAQSTIDATSKIDGAYTQRTKTLPKRDKELI
- a CDS encoding pentapeptide repeat-containing protein; translated protein: MKTLTPAELQKKIKQGEAVQNISLAGQSLAGLDLSGGIISEADFSGADFTDTNLHETVFNECQMTAARFGQATLKQTIFNQCEMAESQFNQTAVVECMFNQCLLDNANFNHCRHDKTQFMQGSLQAANFSHAHLDRVTFYQSSLAQAKLDNINSLLTTFFRLDLRETDFSASQFDRAAFFECDQRGKNYQHQHFQGCQFTDNQLDEVNFSHCQLIQCNFKGASLQRALLQGVNASQALFISADLADARCQHSLFDQAIFVAACLDRADFSHCRLYQTVLQQARAANTSFNSSDLTYADFSYADVQGTDFRQAHFMRTRFHRAHQAGSHFSDRHGILENDPELLAAETWGAQRQSRV
- a CDS encoding DUF3540 domain-containing protein, which codes for MTSAIPSYTLPIAPPQQAAGQVVNLLNDGTLMVESEGRGWHCRRAASCLMTPEFGDRVLIASTGGQLWLLAVLERAESQQPAVLSVEGDLQIAPQGNLSLASQALNITAKTSDCHINAMNYSGESISAWVSLSRIVGQQCESVWQTVTQISHRLLRKTTQMEQIRAGQLDMQAEDYLRIHAQNTVITSKAITKIDSEQIHMG
- a CDS encoding DUF4150 domain-containing protein, whose translation is MFANCQLMGVDMAFPDVCLTPTPAPTPIPYPDIAMGPTAIPNAYNILFMGMPAHNMATVTPLTNGDNVGIATGVASGTVMGPSRHLTAAFTVLVKGTPATRLTSVSLQNSTNMVGMRTVPSQLKVLLLAP
- a CDS encoding SH3 domain-containing protein, with protein sequence MKIRILLLLLVALFLSACAPRSKPAITDDTLVTHQVNGVTLTHRAIISPPEQFEPIDVQYRSLYSASIMSKPGYNGKVLGTLENATPFFALGEVENKWLAISMEQGGELIGYIQGNAGVVDSEYQATLRKDRPRARRASSAKNADNCVTVGKSSKACKDTKSDTWILE
- the tssJ gene encoding type VI secretion system lipoprotein TssJ → MLKSQSTQRYWPLLFLICTLFMLNGCMSSAKNVPSRYSLVFDAVPQINSNAPIKIRVLLLRSDAEFMETDFFTLQGDVKSVLGNSLLDSDQFFLMPGQKGKTLAGQSTLDTRYIGIIAEYRELDGKTWRISLPLPEPKQTNFYKIWQLSPGELAAHIVVGVNGLQADGQKP
- the tssK gene encoding type VI secretion system baseplate subunit TssK; translation: MKSAHKVVWTEGMFLRPHHFQQAENYLESYVNLWGQAHCGYFWGFLTLELDQTLLRQGKIALNAASGIMPDGTPFTLANPLPALAIEDNQVGERVVLALPTYRAGREDVIFQETPGALARYLAYETEVDDLNTIAVGSAALQFGQLRLRLMRESELNPEWTALTVCLVQERHSDNSLRLEPTLIPPMLNCHGSPVLKTFINDLQGLLTQRSQQMGQRLLQAGRGGSSEIVDFMLLQAINRYLGQVSHVRQLSHLHPERLFAEWLQFATELTSFSSTRTPETHLPVYDHDNLALCFTPLMLMLRQGLSIVLEDNAIQLLLTERSHGLNVATVQDSKMIRDFGFVLAVRANVTTDALQTHFPAQMKIASVTRIRDLVQFQLPGIGLRTMPTAPRQLPYHAGYTYFELEKDGDLWKEMEKSSAFALHLAGEFPGLEMEFWAIRNQTDR